The proteins below are encoded in one region of Homo sapiens chromosome 2, GRCh38.p14 Primary Assembly:
- the PDIA6 gene encoding protein disulfide-isomerase A6 isoform e precursor (isoform e precursor is encoded by transcript variant 5) — MILGLVSCTFFLAVNGLYSSSDDVIELTPSNFNREVIQSDSLWLVEFYAPWCGHCQRLTPEWKKAATALKDVVKVGAVDADKHHSLGGQYGVQGFPTIKIFGSNKNRPEDYQGGRTGEAIVDAALSALRQLVKDRLGGRSGGYSSGKQGRSDSSSKKDVIELTDDSFDKNVLDSEDVWMVEFYAPWCGHCKNLEPEWAAAASEVKEQTKGKVKLAAVDATVNQVLASRYGIRGFPTIKIFQKGESPVDYDGGRTRSDIVSRALDLFSDNAPPPELLEIINEDIAKRTCEEHQLCVVAVLPHILDTGAAGRNSYLEVLLKLADKYKKKMWGWLWTEAGAQSELETALGIGGFGYPAMAAINARKMKFALLKGSFSEQGINEFLRELSFGRGSTAPVGGGAFPTIVEREPWDGRDGELPVEDDIDLSDVELDDLGKDEL, encoded by the exons ATGATCTTAG GTCTGGTGAGCTGTACCTTCTTTCTGGCAGTGAATGGTCTGTATTCCTCTAGTGATGATGTGATCGAATTAACTCCATCGAATTTCAACCGAGAAGTTATTCAGAGTGATAGTTTGTGGCTTGTAGAATTCTATGCTCCATG GTGTGGTCACTGTCAAAGATTAACACCAGAATGGAAGAAAGCAGCAACTGCATTAAAA GATGTTGTCAAAGTTGGTGCAGTTGATGCAGATAAGCATCATTCCCTAGGAGGTCAGTATGGTGTTCAGGGATTTCCTACCATTAAGATTTTTGGATCCAACAAAAACAGACCAGAAGATTACCAAG GTGGCAGAACTGGTGAAGCCATTGTAGATGCTGCGCTGAGTGCTCTGCGCCAGCTCGTGAAGGATCGCCTCGGGGGACGGAGCGGAGGATACAGTTCTGGAAAACAA GGCAGAAGTGATAGTTCAAGTAAGAAGGATGTGATTGAGCTGACAGACGACAGCTTTGATAAGAATGTTCTGGACAGTGAAGATGTTTGGATGGTTGAGTTCTATGCTCCTTGGTGTGGACACTGCAAAAA CCTAGAGCCAGAGTGGGCTGCCGCAGCTTCAGAAGTAAAAGAGCAGACGAAAGGAAAAGTGAAACTGGCAGCTGTGGATGCTACAGTCAATCAGGTTCTGGCCTCCCGATACGGG ATTAGAGGATTTCCTACAATCAAGATATTTCAGAAAGGCGAGTCTCCTGTGGATTATGACGGTGGGCGGACAAGATCCGACATCGTGTCCCGGGCCCTTGATTTGTTTTCTGATAACGCCCCACCTCCTGAGCTGCTTGAG ATTATCAACGAGGACATTGCCAAGAGGACGTGTGAGGAGCACCAGCTCTGTGTTGTGGCTGTGCTGCCCCATATCCTTGATACTG GAGCTGCAGGCAGAAATTCTTATCTGGAAGTTCTTCTGAAGTTGGCagacaaatacaaaaagaaaatgtgggg GTGGCTGTGGACAGAAGCTGGAGCCCAGTCTGAACTTGAGACCGCGTTGGGGATTGGAGGGTTTGGGTACCCCGCCATGGCCGCCATCAATGCACGCAAGATGAAATTTGCTCTGCTAAAAGGCTCCTTCAGTGAGCAAGGCATCAACGAGTTTCTCAG GGAGCTCTCTTTTGGGCGTGGCTCCACGGCACCTGTAGGAGGCGGGGCTTTCCCTACCATCGTTGAGAGAGAGCCTTGGGACGGCAGGGATGGCGAG CTTCCCGTGGAGGATGACATTGACCTCAGTGATGTGGAGCTTGATGACTTAGGGAAAGATGAGTTGTGA
- the PDIA6 gene encoding protein disulfide-isomerase A6 isoform c (isoform c is encoded by transcript variant 3), whose protein sequence is MYPSTTMANAPGLVSCTFFLAVNGLYSSSDDVIELTPSNFNREVIQSDSLWLVEFYAPWCGHCQRLTPEWKKAATALKDVVKVGAVDADKHHSLGGQYGVQGFPTIKIFGSNKNRPEDYQGGRTGEAIVDAALSALRQLVKDRLGGRSGGYSSGKQGRSDSSSKKDVIELTDDSFDKNVLDSEDVWMVEFYAPWCGHCKNLEPEWAAAASEVKEQTKGKVKLAAVDATVNQVLASRYGIRGFPTIKIFQKGESPVDYDGGRTRSDIVSRALDLFSDNAPPPELLEIINEDIAKRTCEEHQLCVVAVLPHILDTGAAGRNSYLEVLLKLADKYKKKMWGWLWTEAGAQSELETALGIGGFGYPAMAAINARKMKFALLKGSFSEQGINEFLRELSFGRGSTAPVGGGAFPTIVEREPWDGRDGELPVEDDIDLSDVELDDLGKDEL, encoded by the exons ATGTATCCATCAACCACCATGGCTAATGCACCCG GTCTGGTGAGCTGTACCTTCTTTCTGGCAGTGAATGGTCTGTATTCCTCTAGTGATGATGTGATCGAATTAACTCCATCGAATTTCAACCGAGAAGTTATTCAGAGTGATAGTTTGTGGCTTGTAGAATTCTATGCTCCATG GTGTGGTCACTGTCAAAGATTAACACCAGAATGGAAGAAAGCAGCAACTGCATTAAAA GATGTTGTCAAAGTTGGTGCAGTTGATGCAGATAAGCATCATTCCCTAGGAGGTCAGTATGGTGTTCAGGGATTTCCTACCATTAAGATTTTTGGATCCAACAAAAACAGACCAGAAGATTACCAAG GTGGCAGAACTGGTGAAGCCATTGTAGATGCTGCGCTGAGTGCTCTGCGCCAGCTCGTGAAGGATCGCCTCGGGGGACGGAGCGGAGGATACAGTTCTGGAAAACAA GGCAGAAGTGATAGTTCAAGTAAGAAGGATGTGATTGAGCTGACAGACGACAGCTTTGATAAGAATGTTCTGGACAGTGAAGATGTTTGGATGGTTGAGTTCTATGCTCCTTGGTGTGGACACTGCAAAAA CCTAGAGCCAGAGTGGGCTGCCGCAGCTTCAGAAGTAAAAGAGCAGACGAAAGGAAAAGTGAAACTGGCAGCTGTGGATGCTACAGTCAATCAGGTTCTGGCCTCCCGATACGGG ATTAGAGGATTTCCTACAATCAAGATATTTCAGAAAGGCGAGTCTCCTGTGGATTATGACGGTGGGCGGACAAGATCCGACATCGTGTCCCGGGCCCTTGATTTGTTTTCTGATAACGCCCCACCTCCTGAGCTGCTTGAG ATTATCAACGAGGACATTGCCAAGAGGACGTGTGAGGAGCACCAGCTCTGTGTTGTGGCTGTGCTGCCCCATATCCTTGATACTG GAGCTGCAGGCAGAAATTCTTATCTGGAAGTTCTTCTGAAGTTGGCagacaaatacaaaaagaaaatgtgggg GTGGCTGTGGACAGAAGCTGGAGCCCAGTCTGAACTTGAGACCGCGTTGGGGATTGGAGGGTTTGGGTACCCCGCCATGGCCGCCATCAATGCACGCAAGATGAAATTTGCTCTGCTAAAAGGCTCCTTCAGTGAGCAAGGCATCAACGAGTTTCTCAG GGAGCTCTCTTTTGGGCGTGGCTCCACGGCACCTGTAGGAGGCGGGGCTTTCCCTACCATCGTTGAGAGAGAGCCTTGGGACGGCAGGGATGGCGAG CTTCCCGTGGAGGATGACATTGACCTCAGTGATGTGGAGCTTGATGACTTAGGGAAAGATGAGTTGTGA
- the PDIA6 gene encoding protein disulfide-isomerase A6 isoform b (isoform b is encoded by transcript variant 2) translates to MRIITAPASKVSRGSNELMILARRSDRGSPTSPAHSLSRKSPIMYPSTTMANAPGLVSCTFFLAVNGLYSSSDDVIELTPSNFNREVIQSDSLWLVEFYAPWCGHCQRLTPEWKKAATALKDVVKVGAVDADKHHSLGGQYGVQGFPTIKIFGSNKNRPEDYQGGRTGEAIVDAALSALRQLVKDRLGGRSGGYSSGKQGRSDSSSKKDVIELTDDSFDKNVLDSEDVWMVEFYAPWCGHCKNLEPEWAAAASEVKEQTKGKVKLAAVDATVNQVLASRYGIRGFPTIKIFQKGESPVDYDGGRTRSDIVSRALDLFSDNAPPPELLEIINEDIAKRTCEEHQLCVVAVLPHILDTGAAGRNSYLEVLLKLADKYKKKMWGWLWTEAGAQSELETALGIGGFGYPAMAAINARKMKFALLKGSFSEQGINEFLRELSFGRGSTAPVGGGAFPTIVEREPWDGRDGELPVEDDIDLSDVELDDLGKDEL, encoded by the exons GCTCACCAACTTCTCCTGCCCACTCCCTATCAAGGAAAAGTCCCATAATGTATCCATCAACCACCATGGCTAATGCACCCG GTCTGGTGAGCTGTACCTTCTTTCTGGCAGTGAATGGTCTGTATTCCTCTAGTGATGATGTGATCGAATTAACTCCATCGAATTTCAACCGAGAAGTTATTCAGAGTGATAGTTTGTGGCTTGTAGAATTCTATGCTCCATG GTGTGGTCACTGTCAAAGATTAACACCAGAATGGAAGAAAGCAGCAACTGCATTAAAA GATGTTGTCAAAGTTGGTGCAGTTGATGCAGATAAGCATCATTCCCTAGGAGGTCAGTATGGTGTTCAGGGATTTCCTACCATTAAGATTTTTGGATCCAACAAAAACAGACCAGAAGATTACCAAG GTGGCAGAACTGGTGAAGCCATTGTAGATGCTGCGCTGAGTGCTCTGCGCCAGCTCGTGAAGGATCGCCTCGGGGGACGGAGCGGAGGATACAGTTCTGGAAAACAA GGCAGAAGTGATAGTTCAAGTAAGAAGGATGTGATTGAGCTGACAGACGACAGCTTTGATAAGAATGTTCTGGACAGTGAAGATGTTTGGATGGTTGAGTTCTATGCTCCTTGGTGTGGACACTGCAAAAA CCTAGAGCCAGAGTGGGCTGCCGCAGCTTCAGAAGTAAAAGAGCAGACGAAAGGAAAAGTGAAACTGGCAGCTGTGGATGCTACAGTCAATCAGGTTCTGGCCTCCCGATACGGG ATTAGAGGATTTCCTACAATCAAGATATTTCAGAAAGGCGAGTCTCCTGTGGATTATGACGGTGGGCGGACAAGATCCGACATCGTGTCCCGGGCCCTTGATTTGTTTTCTGATAACGCCCCACCTCCTGAGCTGCTTGAG ATTATCAACGAGGACATTGCCAAGAGGACGTGTGAGGAGCACCAGCTCTGTGTTGTGGCTGTGCTGCCCCATATCCTTGATACTG GAGCTGCAGGCAGAAATTCTTATCTGGAAGTTCTTCTGAAGTTGGCagacaaatacaaaaagaaaatgtgggg GTGGCTGTGGACAGAAGCTGGAGCCCAGTCTGAACTTGAGACCGCGTTGGGGATTGGAGGGTTTGGGTACCCCGCCATGGCCGCCATCAATGCACGCAAGATGAAATTTGCTCTGCTAAAAGGCTCCTTCAGTGAGCAAGGCATCAACGAGTTTCTCAG GGAGCTCTCTTTTGGGCGTGGCTCCACGGCACCTGTAGGAGGCGGGGCTTTCCCTACCATCGTTGAGAGAGAGCCTTGGGACGGCAGGGATGGCGAG CTTCCCGTGGAGGATGACATTGACCTCAGTGATGTGGAGCTTGATGACTTAGGGAAAGATGAGTTGTGA
- the PDIA6 gene encoding protein disulfide-isomerase A6 isoform a (isoform a is encoded by transcript variant 1), which translates to MRRDLREKLVWVCRPLAPVEVPANISSDFQPCSPTSPAHSLSRKSPIMYPSTTMANAPGLVSCTFFLAVNGLYSSSDDVIELTPSNFNREVIQSDSLWLVEFYAPWCGHCQRLTPEWKKAATALKDVVKVGAVDADKHHSLGGQYGVQGFPTIKIFGSNKNRPEDYQGGRTGEAIVDAALSALRQLVKDRLGGRSGGYSSGKQGRSDSSSKKDVIELTDDSFDKNVLDSEDVWMVEFYAPWCGHCKNLEPEWAAAASEVKEQTKGKVKLAAVDATVNQVLASRYGIRGFPTIKIFQKGESPVDYDGGRTRSDIVSRALDLFSDNAPPPELLEIINEDIAKRTCEEHQLCVVAVLPHILDTGAAGRNSYLEVLLKLADKYKKKMWGWLWTEAGAQSELETALGIGGFGYPAMAAINARKMKFALLKGSFSEQGINEFLRELSFGRGSTAPVGGGAFPTIVEREPWDGRDGELPVEDDIDLSDVELDDLGKDEL; encoded by the exons ATGAGAAGAGACCTCCGGGAGAAGCTTGTGTGGGTGTGCCGACCACTGGCCCCAGTTGAGGTCCCAGCCAACATCAGCTCCGACTTCCAGCCAT GCTCACCAACTTCTCCTGCCCACTCCCTATCAAGGAAAAGTCCCATAATGTATCCATCAACCACCATGGCTAATGCACCCG GTCTGGTGAGCTGTACCTTCTTTCTGGCAGTGAATGGTCTGTATTCCTCTAGTGATGATGTGATCGAATTAACTCCATCGAATTTCAACCGAGAAGTTATTCAGAGTGATAGTTTGTGGCTTGTAGAATTCTATGCTCCATG GTGTGGTCACTGTCAAAGATTAACACCAGAATGGAAGAAAGCAGCAACTGCATTAAAA GATGTTGTCAAAGTTGGTGCAGTTGATGCAGATAAGCATCATTCCCTAGGAGGTCAGTATGGTGTTCAGGGATTTCCTACCATTAAGATTTTTGGATCCAACAAAAACAGACCAGAAGATTACCAAG GTGGCAGAACTGGTGAAGCCATTGTAGATGCTGCGCTGAGTGCTCTGCGCCAGCTCGTGAAGGATCGCCTCGGGGGACGGAGCGGAGGATACAGTTCTGGAAAACAA GGCAGAAGTGATAGTTCAAGTAAGAAGGATGTGATTGAGCTGACAGACGACAGCTTTGATAAGAATGTTCTGGACAGTGAAGATGTTTGGATGGTTGAGTTCTATGCTCCTTGGTGTGGACACTGCAAAAA CCTAGAGCCAGAGTGGGCTGCCGCAGCTTCAGAAGTAAAAGAGCAGACGAAAGGAAAAGTGAAACTGGCAGCTGTGGATGCTACAGTCAATCAGGTTCTGGCCTCCCGATACGGG ATTAGAGGATTTCCTACAATCAAGATATTTCAGAAAGGCGAGTCTCCTGTGGATTATGACGGTGGGCGGACAAGATCCGACATCGTGTCCCGGGCCCTTGATTTGTTTTCTGATAACGCCCCACCTCCTGAGCTGCTTGAG ATTATCAACGAGGACATTGCCAAGAGGACGTGTGAGGAGCACCAGCTCTGTGTTGTGGCTGTGCTGCCCCATATCCTTGATACTG GAGCTGCAGGCAGAAATTCTTATCTGGAAGTTCTTCTGAAGTTGGCagacaaatacaaaaagaaaatgtgggg GTGGCTGTGGACAGAAGCTGGAGCCCAGTCTGAACTTGAGACCGCGTTGGGGATTGGAGGGTTTGGGTACCCCGCCATGGCCGCCATCAATGCACGCAAGATGAAATTTGCTCTGCTAAAAGGCTCCTTCAGTGAGCAAGGCATCAACGAGTTTCTCAG GGAGCTCTCTTTTGGGCGTGGCTCCACGGCACCTGTAGGAGGCGGGGCTTTCCCTACCATCGTTGAGAGAGAGCCTTGGGACGGCAGGGATGGCGAG CTTCCCGTGGAGGATGACATTGACCTCAGTGATGTGGAGCTTGATGACTTAGGGAAAGATGAGTTGTGA
- the PDIA6 gene encoding protein disulfide-isomerase A6 isoform d precursor (isoform d precursor is encoded by transcript variant 4) yields MALLVLGLVSCTFFLAVNGLYSSSDDVIELTPSNFNREVIQSDSLWLVEFYAPWCGHCQRLTPEWKKAATALKDVVKVGAVDADKHHSLGGQYGVQGFPTIKIFGSNKNRPEDYQGGRTGEAIVDAALSALRQLVKDRLGGRSGGYSSGKQGRSDSSSKKDVIELTDDSFDKNVLDSEDVWMVEFYAPWCGHCKNLEPEWAAAASEVKEQTKGKVKLAAVDATVNQVLASRYGIRGFPTIKIFQKGESPVDYDGGRTRSDIVSRALDLFSDNAPPPELLEIINEDIAKRTCEEHQLCVVAVLPHILDTGAAGRNSYLEVLLKLADKYKKKMWGWLWTEAGAQSELETALGIGGFGYPAMAAINARKMKFALLKGSFSEQGINEFLRELSFGRGSTAPVGGGAFPTIVEREPWDGRDGELPVEDDIDLSDVELDDLGKDEL; encoded by the exons ATGGCTCTCCTGGTGCTCG GTCTGGTGAGCTGTACCTTCTTTCTGGCAGTGAATGGTCTGTATTCCTCTAGTGATGATGTGATCGAATTAACTCCATCGAATTTCAACCGAGAAGTTATTCAGAGTGATAGTTTGTGGCTTGTAGAATTCTATGCTCCATG GTGTGGTCACTGTCAAAGATTAACACCAGAATGGAAGAAAGCAGCAACTGCATTAAAA GATGTTGTCAAAGTTGGTGCAGTTGATGCAGATAAGCATCATTCCCTAGGAGGTCAGTATGGTGTTCAGGGATTTCCTACCATTAAGATTTTTGGATCCAACAAAAACAGACCAGAAGATTACCAAG GTGGCAGAACTGGTGAAGCCATTGTAGATGCTGCGCTGAGTGCTCTGCGCCAGCTCGTGAAGGATCGCCTCGGGGGACGGAGCGGAGGATACAGTTCTGGAAAACAA GGCAGAAGTGATAGTTCAAGTAAGAAGGATGTGATTGAGCTGACAGACGACAGCTTTGATAAGAATGTTCTGGACAGTGAAGATGTTTGGATGGTTGAGTTCTATGCTCCTTGGTGTGGACACTGCAAAAA CCTAGAGCCAGAGTGGGCTGCCGCAGCTTCAGAAGTAAAAGAGCAGACGAAAGGAAAAGTGAAACTGGCAGCTGTGGATGCTACAGTCAATCAGGTTCTGGCCTCCCGATACGGG ATTAGAGGATTTCCTACAATCAAGATATTTCAGAAAGGCGAGTCTCCTGTGGATTATGACGGTGGGCGGACAAGATCCGACATCGTGTCCCGGGCCCTTGATTTGTTTTCTGATAACGCCCCACCTCCTGAGCTGCTTGAG ATTATCAACGAGGACATTGCCAAGAGGACGTGTGAGGAGCACCAGCTCTGTGTTGTGGCTGTGCTGCCCCATATCCTTGATACTG GAGCTGCAGGCAGAAATTCTTATCTGGAAGTTCTTCTGAAGTTGGCagacaaatacaaaaagaaaatgtgggg GTGGCTGTGGACAGAAGCTGGAGCCCAGTCTGAACTTGAGACCGCGTTGGGGATTGGAGGGTTTGGGTACCCCGCCATGGCCGCCATCAATGCACGCAAGATGAAATTTGCTCTGCTAAAAGGCTCCTTCAGTGAGCAAGGCATCAACGAGTTTCTCAG GGAGCTCTCTTTTGGGCGTGGCTCCACGGCACCTGTAGGAGGCGGGGCTTTCCCTACCATCGTTGAGAGAGAGCCTTGGGACGGCAGGGATGGCGAG CTTCCCGTGGAGGATGACATTGACCTCAGTGATGTGGAGCTTGATGACTTAGGGAAAGATGAGTTGTGA
- the PDIA6 gene encoding protein disulfide-isomerase A6 isoform X1 yields the protein MALLVLGLVSCTFFLAVNGLYSSSDDVIELTPSNFNREVIQSDSLWLVEFYAPWCGHCQRLTPEWKKAATALKDVVKVGAVDADKHHSLGGQYGVQGFPTIKIFGSNKNRPEDYQGGRTGEAIVDAALSALRQLVKDRLGGRSGGYSSGKQGRSDSSSKKDVIELTDDSFDKNVLDSEDVWMVEFYAPWCGHCKNLEPEWAAAASEVKEQTKGKVKLAAVDATVNQVLASRYGIRGFPTIKIFQKGESPVDYDGGRTRSDIVSRALDLFSDNAPPPELLEIINEDIAKRTCEEHQLCVVAVLPHILDTGAAGRNSYLEVLLKLADKYKKKMWGWLWTEAGAQSELETALGIGGFGYPAMAAINARKMKFALLKGSFSEQGINEFLSFPWRMTLTSVMWSLMT from the exons ATGGCTCTCCTGGTGCTCG GTCTGGTGAGCTGTACCTTCTTTCTGGCAGTGAATGGTCTGTATTCCTCTAGTGATGATGTGATCGAATTAACTCCATCGAATTTCAACCGAGAAGTTATTCAGAGTGATAGTTTGTGGCTTGTAGAATTCTATGCTCCATG GTGTGGTCACTGTCAAAGATTAACACCAGAATGGAAGAAAGCAGCAACTGCATTAAAA GATGTTGTCAAAGTTGGTGCAGTTGATGCAGATAAGCATCATTCCCTAGGAGGTCAGTATGGTGTTCAGGGATTTCCTACCATTAAGATTTTTGGATCCAACAAAAACAGACCAGAAGATTACCAAG GTGGCAGAACTGGTGAAGCCATTGTAGATGCTGCGCTGAGTGCTCTGCGCCAGCTCGTGAAGGATCGCCTCGGGGGACGGAGCGGAGGATACAGTTCTGGAAAACAA GGCAGAAGTGATAGTTCAAGTAAGAAGGATGTGATTGAGCTGACAGACGACAGCTTTGATAAGAATGTTCTGGACAGTGAAGATGTTTGGATGGTTGAGTTCTATGCTCCTTGGTGTGGACACTGCAAAAA CCTAGAGCCAGAGTGGGCTGCCGCAGCTTCAGAAGTAAAAGAGCAGACGAAAGGAAAAGTGAAACTGGCAGCTGTGGATGCTACAGTCAATCAGGTTCTGGCCTCCCGATACGGG ATTAGAGGATTTCCTACAATCAAGATATTTCAGAAAGGCGAGTCTCCTGTGGATTATGACGGTGGGCGGACAAGATCCGACATCGTGTCCCGGGCCCTTGATTTGTTTTCTGATAACGCCCCACCTCCTGAGCTGCTTGAG ATTATCAACGAGGACATTGCCAAGAGGACGTGTGAGGAGCACCAGCTCTGTGTTGTGGCTGTGCTGCCCCATATCCTTGATACTG GAGCTGCAGGCAGAAATTCTTATCTGGAAGTTCTTCTGAAGTTGGCagacaaatacaaaaagaaaatgtgggg GTGGCTGTGGACAGAAGCTGGAGCCCAGTCTGAACTTGAGACCGCGTTGGGGATTGGAGGGTTTGGGTACCCCGCCATGGCCGCCATCAATGCACGCAAGATGAAATTTGCTCTGCTAAAAGGCTCCTTCAGTGAGCAAGGCATCAACGAGTTTCTCAG CTTCCCGTGGAGGATGACATTGACCTCAGTGATGTGGAGCTTGATGACTTAG